A stretch of DNA from Spirosoma endbachense:
TTAGGGTTAAAAACGATGTTCGTCAGCGTCATGGCGAGTGGTCCGGGCATGCCAGGGTTTTCGAGTTCTAACGAGGAGGGAATGGTTAGCCCTTCAATGGTTTTGTAATTACCGTACTTAACTTTTACCTCGCCCGATTGTCCCTGAATACTAACCGTAGTTTTCATGCTGGCCAGTTGATAAGTAGTCGCATCGACGTAGTAGTTGGCCACACCTTCGGGTCTCGTTATCTTCAGGTTATAGACATCCTTGTCGTTCACTTTCTCTTTACCAACCAATTCGACCGGATATTTTTTGTCCTTTGCGGTTGCCAGATCAGTCCCTATAACAGAGGCATTGCCCTTTAAAATTTTCACCTGTTCGTCGGGAAGGGCTTGTGCGGTAGCGGCACCCGTCATTGGATTGATCGTCCAGCCTTTATCGCCATCGGTAACCTGTACAATTTGCTGACCCATAACGGCAATGTCGTTGCGGTACGATTGGGCAACGACGATGGTTGTTTTGCCGGTCAGTTCCTGTCCCATAATGCTTATATTCTGATCATACTGGAGCGTCTTGACAGCGGCAATTTTGTCAGCACCACCTACCGCAGCAATGTTCTTGTCAATGATTTCATCGGCTGTTTGCGCAAAGGTCAACGCCGGAATTGCCACGAAGGCAATAAGGGTAATCAGTTGTTTTCTCATGAAAAAGATAGTCAGAAACGTTTTCAAAGATACTACTCGACTAGCGAAAGACTAGACGAGTTTCGGTATAGTTAACCAGAAAACAGGCCGCATCCTGCATGGTCGGCAACTTTAGCGGGCAATCGGCTTGCAGGGCTGATGACGGTTATATACCTTCATTGGTTCAAACGTTAAACGCAATAAATCTTTCCGATGTTATCGACAACCCGCGTCAAACTTTCCGTCATGATGTTCCTCCAGTTTTTTGTGTGGGGAGCCTGGTACGGTCAGATGAGTAAATACCTGCTGACTCAACTACATTCAACGGGCGATCAGGTCGGCAATGCCTATGCCGCTTTTTCGCTGGCCATGATTATTGCCCCGTTTTTCGTTGGTATGATTGCCGACCGTTATTTCGCGGCTCAGAAAGTGCTTGGTGTTCTCAATCTTCTAGGCGCGGTAGTCTTGTATTTCATTACGCAGAACACGAATCCCGATAACTTTTTTTACCTGATTCTGGCCTACTGCATCACATTTGCGCCAACGCTGGCACTTACTTCTTCCATTGCGATGCAGCAGATGACCAGCCCCGAAAAGGAATTTCCGGGTATACGCGTATTAGGAACCGTTGCCTGGATTGTGGTGACGAACATCGTTGGTTATTATGGCTTCGGCGATAAGGTGACCATTTTTCAGTTATCAATGTACTCGGCAGTGGTGTTAGGGGTGTTCTCCTTTTTTCTGCCCGATACACCACCTAAAGCCACTACGGCTACGTCGTTCTCGCAAATACTTGGTTTGGATGCGTTCAAATTATTTAAAGATCGCTCATTTGCCATTTTCTTTCTGTCATCGGTGCTGATCTGTATTCCGTTATCGTTCTACTATGCCATGGCAAATCCATCGCTAACGGACGGTGGGATGCAAAATGTTGAGAACAAAATGTCGCTGGGGCAGGCATCGGAAGTTATTTTTATGCTGCTGATTCCGCTGGCCTACACGCGTTTAGGCGTAAAGAAAATGCTGATCGTTGGGCTGGTGGCCTGGATTGTTCGCTTCATCTGCTTTGGTTATGGCGATGGCGGTTCGGGTGAATGGATGCTCTACCTGGCTATTGTGCTACATGGTGTTTGCTATGATTTCTTCTTCGTAACGGGCCAGATTTACACCGACAATAAAGCGGGTGAAAAAATCAAATCATCGGCGCAGGGACTCATTTCGCTGGCCACTTATGGCATTGGCATGGGTATCGGCTCTAAAATTTCGGGGATTGTACTCGACATGTATACCCGCCCCGATGGCACAAAAGACTGGCTGGCGGTCTGGCTCGTTCCGGCTGGTATTGCCGCTGCGGTATTGATCGTATTCGTGTTGTTGTTTAATGATAACAAGCGGGTTCGGGCAACGAAAGACGAACTGGTGCCGGGATCACTTTAATTAAATGCAGAATGAAGCTAGGGTAATGATCATAAGGGTTTCATTCTGCATTATCCAGGTTTATGGAAAAGAAACCACGAATTAAGTTTTACAAAGATCTAAATGGCCCTCATGTAGATCAGGTTCGCGAACATGCATTAATGACGCCTGAAGAACGTTGGCTTGCCTTTCTGCGGCTTAAACGTAGACATTATGGTCTGTTTGGAAAACCTCAAAAACGTGAGAAACGAATTACTGTCGAAAAGCCAACATGGATTTAGAGGATGATAATTTTATCCGGTTTGTAGTGGCTGCAGATGATAGTAAACTTGAATACATTCTTATTGGTGGGCTGGCACTTATACTAAATGGGGGTATTCGTTATACTGAAGATGCGGATGTATGGATGGAGCCTACTAATGAGAACCGTGATCGCCTGATGAGTACGTTACGTGCGCTGGATTTTACTGAAGAGGAACTGGTAGGTCTTACCTTAGCCGATTTTACCCAGCCCCAGATAATTCGTTTGGAAGATCAGATTGATATTCTAACACGAGTGCATATTCAACTAAAATACGATGACTGTCGCAAGCGGGCAAAACCATTTTCAATGCCGGGTGGTCAGGTTATTTACTTCCTGCATATCAATGACCTGCGGGAAGCTAAAGTGCTTGCCCGTCGTACGAAAGATTTGAATGATATTCTCATGATTGACGAACTCATCGACGAACTTAAAAAGCAAGGTGGTTCAGAAACTAACCAATCTTAAGTGCAACTAATTTCATACAACCTAAACGGTATCCGGGCGGCTATCCGCAACGGACTGACCGACTGGCTCGCTCAGGAGCAGTTCGATATCCTCTGTTTTCAGGAAGTAAAAGCTACTGCCGATGTTGTTGATCTATCGGTATTTGAACAGTTAGGCTATCAATACCATTGGCACGCGGCCGAAAAGAAAGGCTATTCGGGCGTGGCGACATTCTCGAAAATTCAGCCAACGAACGTAGTCATCGGTTGCGGATTAGCAGTATATGACTGCGAAGGCCGTATCCTGCGCACCGATTTCGGCGATCTGACCCTGTTGAACTGCTATTTTCCATCCGGTACGTCGGGTGAGGTGCGGCAAGGTGTCAAGATGGAGTTCTTACGCGATTTTTACGATTACGTGCAGGAATTGAGGAAATCCCGCCCGAAAATTATTGTCGTTGGCGACTACAATATTGCGCATAATGCCATCGACATTCATGATCCGGTACGCAACAAAAATACGACGGGTTTTCTGCCCGAAGAACGGGCCTGGATGGATCGGTGGTTTGAATCGGGTATAACCGACTCGTTTCGCTACAAACATCCAGACGAAGTTGCCTATAGCTGGTGGAGTTATCGGGCCGGTGCCCGGAACAACAATAAAGGTTGGCGTATCGATTATGCGTCGGTCACCAATAATCTGCGTGACCAACTTGTCGATTGCCGGATGCTTCCCGACGCTGTTCACGCCGATCACTGTCCGGTATGGCTATCAATTACGCCCTAGCCTGAATCTGACTCTTTCACAAAAAAGCCGTGCCACAACTGATGTGGCACGGCTTTTTACATTAATTGCTTTTCTTTGCTTTGACAGCCTCGACGTTTTTCTTCCGGTTTTCCAGTTCCGTCAGGGCGTTGGTCTGGTCTACTTTGTTGGTTTCAATGTCCTTCTGAAGTTGCTCTAACTCCTTGGCGTTATCGTCGATTCGCTTTAGCAGGCGCTCTTTTTCTTTCGCATTTTGCTCGACTGAGCGCTGAAGCTGCTCGCCTTTTTTGACCATTTTCTGGTGATTTTTCTGTGCTTCGTCAAAACCGCCTTCAACGAGTCGAACTTCCTGCCCGAACAGGCTTTTATTCGCAAAATCTTTCAGAATCTGCTCAGCCGCCGAGTAACCCGTACCGCCTGTTTTAACATAATTGCCACTTCCCAGATCATACGATACAAAAATTGTGGCGGATGTTTTAGTCGATTTTACGGTACTGACCAGATTGATCGGTTCCGACGAAATAGCCTGAATGTCAGCGTTGGGGATTCGATACGTACCGCGTGAAGCCGATAGCCGTCCGTAGGTTTTGAGTTGTTCTTCCCAATCTTTTTCGATCTGCTTGCCATCACCCTGTAACGTCAGGTACAGTCCGGATAGCTTCGCTTTATCGACCGTTGTTTCGCCTGCGTAAACGGTTTGCGCGTAGGTTTTCCCACTAAAAATAGCCAGAAGGAGAAGAAGTGTAATGTGTGATACCAGTTTCATAGAGATATATTGTTTAACTTATTGGGTATTAATCTGCTGGGCGTCGAGTTGTTCACTTTTACGGGTGATCAATAATCGCTTATCGCCATTTTGTAGCGTTGTGGCAAAAATATAGATGTCACCCCCTTCGTGTAAACCCAGCTTTTTACGTAGTTCGGCCACTGACTGCGGGAAGTTCCTGACGGTCAGATTGGCTTTCATCGCAGGGATAAGCGATTGTACAATTTTTCGGTCCGGCTTGACTACGTCTTCCACCCGAAAGGTGCGGCCAGGAAAATCGCTTTTTAGCACATTGCTGGTATATAAATGACTATTTGGAGCCAGTTTTGACAGACCGAATCGGTTGGCAATCAGGCGAAATGCTCCGGCTTTCATAACAGCCGCATTGGGTTCATAAACATACTGCTGTGGATCATTCAGCGTAACGCTGGCTGTCGATTCATCGCCTTTAATAAACTGAAAGACAGCATTACCTGTCGCAGTCATATTAATGGCTGTTACTACGACTGCCTCCGCAGCAATTGGTTGTTTCCCGATTACCAGCATGATTTCCTTTACTTCATTCTGCACGGCTACAATATGCACCGCTTCGACCGTAAACAGTTGTCGGACGGTAAAATCCACATCAAGTAACGGTGATGCCTTTACTAAAATTCGTTTTCCCTTCGCTAATAAAGCTGAAAGAGTGCCAGGACTGGAAATGTCCGGTTCGCAATCCTCCAGTCGGCTAACTTTTCCTCCCTGTTCGTCCCGTCGGTGTGGGTCGAGATAAATCCAGTCGGCGGTTTCAGGCCAGTGCGCTATAACCTCCAGACCATTCCCTGTTTGGGTATCCACATTCGATGCGTTCAATAACGGCAGATTATGGGCTGCGAGTTCAACCAGTTCGGGTCTTTGCTCTACATACACTACTCGATTGACCCGTTGCGCAAATGCCCACGTGTCTACGCCCATACCGCCTGTAAGATCAAACAGCAACTGCCCACTCACCAGGGAGGCTTTATAATGGGCAGTACGTTCAGAAGAAGCCTGCTCAACTGATAACGCCGGTGGAAACATAAGCGCATTGTTGGCATACCAGGTCGGCAGTTTATCGCGGGCTTTTTGGCGGGCGGCAATCTGGGCAATGACTTTTTTGGCGTCAATATCGGCAGGTTGTTTGCGTAAGGACAATGCCCGGATATCGTCGGTGATATGGTTGCTGATGAAGAATTTTTCGGCCAAAGAGAGCGTGCTCAATGAAATAAGTATTAATTAGTTTTTAATCTATTTTTAATTTGTTTTTAATTTTGTGCAACGCACTAGATAAGTCCTGCGTTCATCCTGTACAAAACCCACAGAAACTACCTTATTCATGCAACGAGTTAATCCACTCCGTACGCTGTCAACTTACAACCTAAGTCTGCTTCGGCAGGATCTTCCGGCGGGACTATCCGTTTTTCTGGTAGCGCTCCCGCTTTGCCTGGGCATTGCACTTGCCTCCGGTGCACCCCTTTTTTCGGGTTTGGTCGCTGGTGTAATCGGCGGCATAGTTATCGGCTTAATGTCTGGCTCTGAACTTAGCGTCAGCGGACCGGCTGCCGGGCTGGCAGTTATTGTGGCTGATGCCATTGCAAAAGTAGGTTCTTATGAGGCATTTTTGGTGGCGGTCGTTTTGGCCGGGGTCATGCAATTTGTTTTGGGAATCATTAAAGCGGGCAGATTCAGTAGCTTCTTTCCCGACAGCGTAATTAAAGGAATGCTGGTTGCAATCGGAATCGTCATTATTTTAAAGCAGATTCCGCATGCACTGGGGCGCGACAATGATTATGAGGGGGAGTTTGAGTTTCAGCAGCTGGCCGATGGTGAAAATACGATCTCGGAAATTTATCGTGCTATCGAAACGGCAAGCACCGGTGCTGTTATAATCAGTCTGATTTCTCTGGTTTTCCTGATCGTGTGGGAACGGATAGCCGGGAAGAGCACACGAGCGTTTTTTCGAAATTTTCCAGCTGCTCTGGTAGTGGTGCTGATTGGCGTGGGACTAAACGAGTTTTTCCGGGTGTCTGTTCCGGAATGGTATTTGGGTGATACAGCGCATCAGCACATGGTTCAGATTCCGACCATTTCGCCGGGCAAAAGCCTATTTTCCATTTTCGACTTTCCTGATTTCAGCGTTCTCGGTAACCCA
This window harbors:
- a CDS encoding LolA family protein; the protein is MRKQLITLIAFVAIPALTFAQTADEIIDKNIAAVGGADKIAAVKTLQYDQNISIMGQELTGKTTIVVAQSYRNDIAVMGQQIVQVTDGDKGWTINPMTGAATAQALPDEQVKILKGNASVIGTDLATAKDKKYPVELVGKEKVNDKDVYNLKITRPEGVANYYVDATTYQLASMKTTVSIQGQSGEVKVKYGNYKTIEGLTIPSSLELENPGMPGPLAMTLTNIVFNPKVDPSIFAMPK
- a CDS encoding nucleoside permease, translating into MLSTTRVKLSVMMFLQFFVWGAWYGQMSKYLLTQLHSTGDQVGNAYAAFSLAMIIAPFFVGMIADRYFAAQKVLGVLNLLGAVVLYFITQNTNPDNFFYLILAYCITFAPTLALTSSIAMQQMTSPEKEFPGIRVLGTVAWIVVTNIVGYYGFGDKVTIFQLSMYSAVVLGVFSFFLPDTPPKATTATSFSQILGLDAFKLFKDRSFAIFFLSSVLICIPLSFYYAMANPSLTDGGMQNVENKMSLGQASEVIFMLLIPLAYTRLGVKKMLIVGLVAWIVRFICFGYGDGGSGEWMLYLAIVLHGVCYDFFFVTGQIYTDNKAGEKIKSSAQGLISLATYGIGMGIGSKISGIVLDMYTRPDGTKDWLAVWLVPAGIAAAVLIVFVLLFNDNKRVRATKDELVPGSL
- a CDS encoding DUF6036 family nucleotidyltransferase, which produces MDLEDDNFIRFVVAADDSKLEYILIGGLALILNGGIRYTEDADVWMEPTNENRDRLMSTLRALDFTEEELVGLTLADFTQPQIIRLEDQIDILTRVHIQLKYDDCRKRAKPFSMPGGQVIYFLHINDLREAKVLARRTKDLNDILMIDELIDELKKQGGSETNQS
- a CDS encoding exodeoxyribonuclease III yields the protein MQLISYNLNGIRAAIRNGLTDWLAQEQFDILCFQEVKATADVVDLSVFEQLGYQYHWHAAEKKGYSGVATFSKIQPTNVVIGCGLAVYDCEGRILRTDFGDLTLLNCYFPSGTSGEVRQGVKMEFLRDFYDYVQELRKSRPKIIVVGDYNIAHNAIDIHDPVRNKNTTGFLPEERAWMDRWFESGITDSFRYKHPDEVAYSWWSYRAGARNNNKGWRIDYASVTNNLRDQLVDCRMLPDAVHADHCPVWLSITP
- a CDS encoding THUMP-like domain-containing protein, which gives rise to MSTLSLAEKFFISNHITDDIRALSLRKQPADIDAKKVIAQIAARQKARDKLPTWYANNALMFPPALSVEQASSERTAHYKASLVSGQLLFDLTGGMGVDTWAFAQRVNRVVYVEQRPELVELAAHNLPLLNASNVDTQTGNGLEVIAHWPETADWIYLDPHRRDEQGGKVSRLEDCEPDISSPGTLSALLAKGKRILVKASPLLDVDFTVRQLFTVEAVHIVAVQNEVKEIMLVIGKQPIAAEAVVVTAINMTATGNAVFQFIKGDESTASVTLNDPQQYVYEPNAAVMKAGAFRLIANRFGLSKLAPNSHLYTSNVLKSDFPGRTFRVEDVVKPDRKIVQSLIPAMKANLTVRNFPQSVAELRKKLGLHEGGDIYIFATTLQNGDKRLLITRKSEQLDAQQINTQ
- a CDS encoding SulP family inorganic anion transporter, whose product is MQRVNPLRTLSTYNLSLLRQDLPAGLSVFLVALPLCLGIALASGAPLFSGLVAGVIGGIVIGLMSGSELSVSGPAAGLAVIVADAIAKVGSYEAFLVAVVLAGVMQFVLGIIKAGRFSSFFPDSVIKGMLVAIGIVIILKQIPHALGRDNDYEGEFEFQQLADGENTISEIYRAIETASTGAVIISLISLVFLIVWERIAGKSTRAFFRNFPAALVVVLIGVGLNEFFRVSVPEWYLGDTAHQHMVQIPTISPGKSLFSIFDFPDFSVLGNPQIYGIAATIALVASLETLLNLEASDRLDPAKRVSSTNQELIAQGVGNVLSGLIGGLPVTSVVVRTSANIYSGSKTRVSAISHGIILLIAVFLGGPMLNLIPLSCLAAVLIMVGYKLAKPAIFRKTYRDGWSQFVPFMVTVIGIVFTDLLVGIALGTVVGIIYVLYTNFQSSLRIDRDGRKVLIEFEKDLYFLSKPQLKEALGNLQPGDEVVIDGTKAPFIDHDIFNMLHDYRETAKVQGIHYELHNVVLNRRKRIRNQNVKVNT